A window of the Alnus glutinosa chromosome 4, dhAlnGlut1.1, whole genome shotgun sequence genome harbors these coding sequences:
- the LOC133866382 gene encoding synaptotagmin-5 produces MGRRKRRAFSFDEAVEFLNHLIAEKPLLPFLIPLIFLAWAVERWVFSFSNWVPLVVAVWAATQYGNYQRRILVEELNKKWQRVIRDTSPITPLEHCEWLNKLLMEVWPNYMNPKLSLRFSSIVEKRLKHRKSRLIEKIELLEFALGSSPPSLGLHGICWSSLGDQRIMRLGFDWDTTDMSILLHAKLAKPFMGTARIVINSLHIKGDLLLMPVLDGRAFLYSFVSIPEVRIGVAFGSGGSQSLPATELPGVSSWLVKLLNDTFAKTMVEPRRRCYSLPSVDLRKKAVGGSIYVTVISASKLSSSCLRGNSSRRQQSSFTNGTSEEQVVVKDLQTFAEVELEELTRRTDVRSGSSPTWNSTFNMVLHEETGTIRFHLYECTPSNVKCDYLASCEIKMKYVGDDSTTFWAIGPDSGVIAKHAFCGQEVEMVIPFEEVNSGELTVRLVLKEWQFSDGSHTFNTYHLSSRQSLYGSSTVLSRTGRKISLTVVEGKDLIVKDKSGKCDPYVKLQYGKALQRTRTSHTLTPIWNQKFEFDEIVGDEYLKIKCFNEETFGDDNIGSARVNLEGLVDGSLRDVWVPLEQVNSGELRLQIEAVRVEDNEGSRGSTIGSGSGWVELVLIEAKELIAADLRGTSDPYVRVQYGNLKKRTKVMHKTLNPQWNQTLEFPDDGSPLVLHVKDHNALLPTSNIGDCVVEYQRLPPNQMSDKWIPLQGVKRGEIHIQVTRKVPEIQKKASLDSEPSLTRAHQISSQMKQTMNKFRSLIEGGNLEGLSAALIDIENLEDMQEEYMVQLETEQMLLINKITELGQEVLNTSPSLSRRSSGT; encoded by the exons ATGGGTAGGAGAAAAAGGAGAGCTTTCAGTTTTGACGAGGCTGTGGAGTTTCTGAACCATCTTATAGCAGAGAAGCCTCTTCTTCCATTCTTGATTCCTCTGATATTTCTTGCTTGGGCTGTTGAGAGATGGGTTTTCTCTTTCTCCAATTGGGTTCCACTCGTCGTTGCTGTCTGGGCAGCCACACAG TATGGGAATTATCAACGACGAATACTTGTCGAAGAGTTGAATAAAAAATGGCAGCGAGTCATACGGGACACATCA CCAATAACACCACTGGAGCATTGTGAATGGTTGAATAAGCTGTTGATGGAAGTATGGCCTAACTACATGAACCCAAAGCTTTCATTAAGGTTCTCATCTATTGTTGAG AAACGGTTAAAGCATCGAAAATCAAGGCTTATC GAAAAAATTGAATTGCTGGAGTTTGCTCTGGGTTCAAGCCCACCAAGCTTGGGTCTTCATGGGATTTGCTGGTCAAGTTTGGGTGATCAA CGAATCATGCGATTGGGCTTTGACTGGGACACAACTGATATGAGTATTTTGTTGCACGCTAAACTGGCCAAGCCATTTATGGGGACTGCTCGGATTGTTATAAATAGCCTTCATATCAAGGGTGAT CTTCTCTTGATGCCAGTTCTGGATGGGAGGGCATTTTTGTATTCATTTGTGTCAATTCCTGAAGTGAGAATTGGAGTTGCCTTTGGAAGTGGTGGAAGCCAATCATTACCTGCCACAGAATTGCCTGGCGTTTCTTCTTGGCTG GTTAAACTTTTAAATGACACCTTTGCTAAGACAATGGTTGAACCTCGCCGCCGCTGTTACTCTTTGCCATCTGTAGACCTAAGGAAGAAGGCTGTTGGTGGTAGTATATATGTGACAGTCATTTCTGCAAGTAAACTTTCTAGTAGTTGCCTGAGAGGAAACTCATCCAGAAGGCAGCAAAGTTCTTTTACAAATGGTACTTCAGAAGAGCAGGTTGTTGTTAAAGATCTTCAGACATTTGCGGAAGTAGAACTTGAAGAGTTAACTAGGAGGACAGATGTGAGATCAGGTTCAAGTCCCACATGGAATTCAACATTCAATATGGTTTTACATGAAGAGACAGGAACTATACGATTCCATCTTTATGAGTGCACACCAAGCAATGTGAAGTGTGACTATCTAGCAAGTTGTGAAATTAAG ATGAAGTATGTAGGAGATGATTCCACAACATTTTGGGCAATAGGACCTGACTCTGGTGTAATAGCCAAGCACGCGTTCTGCGGGCAAGAGGTTGAAATGGTTATTCCATTTGAGGAGGTCAATTCAGGGGAG TTGACCGTGAGGCTTGTATTAAAAGAATGGCAATTCTCGGATGGTTCACACACCTTCAACACCTATCATCTTAGCTCACGTCAATCATTGTATGGGTCATCAACTGTCCTGTCAAGAACTGGGAGGAAAATTAGTTTAACTGTTGTGGAAGGGAAGGATCTTATTGTAAAAGACAAATCTGGAAAATGTGACCCATATGTTAAATTGCAGTATGGAAAG GCTCTCCAGAGAACAAGGACCTCTCATACCTTAACTCCTATCTGGAATCAGAAGTTTGAATTCGATGAGATAGTAGGTGatgaatatcttaaaataaaatgctTCAATGAAGAAACCTTTGGAGATGACAACATTGGTTCTGCACGAGTAAATTTGGAAGGACTGGTGGATGGATCACTAAGGGATGTATGGGTCCCCCTTGAACAAGTGAATTCAGGAGAGCTAAGGCTTCAAATAGAAGCAGTCAGAGTTGAGGACAATGAAGGATCAAGG GGTTCAACCATAGGTTCAGGCAGCGGCTGGGTTGAACTTGTTCTCATTGAAGCAAAAGAACTTATTGCAGCTGATCTCAGAGGGACAAGTGATCCATATGTCAGGGTACAATATGGAAActtaaagaaaagaacaaag GTTATGCATAAAACTCTGAATCCCCAGTGGAATCAAACCTTGGAGTTTCCTGATGATGGCAGCCCTCTAGTTTTGCACGTTAAAGACCACAATGCCTTACTTCCCACATCAAATATAGGTGATTGTGTTGTAGAATATCAGAGATTGCCTCCCAATCAGATGTCTGACAAGTGGATACCTCTCCAAGGGGTGAAAAGGGGAGAGATTCATATTCAAGTTACAAGAAAAGTTccagaaatacaaaagaaagctAGTTTAGATTCCGAACCGTCCTTAACTAGAGCACACCAAATCTCTAGCCAG ATGAAACAAACAATGAACAAGTTTCGATCTTTAATCGAGGGTGGCAATCTTGAAGGACTCTCAGCAGCTTTGATTGATATAGAAAACCTCGAGGATATGCAAGAAGAGTACATGGTACAGCTCGAGACGGAGCAAATGCTTCTAATTAACAAGATAACAGAGCTTGGTCAGGAAGTTCTCAACACATCTCCTTCCTTGAGCAGAAGATCTTCGGGCACTTGA
- the LOC133865771 gene encoding CRM-domain containing factor CFM3, chloroplastic/mitochondrial, which translates to MAFATAKISELPLRSSLPLTSYSHTHSVNLLFSSAPNLSFHILKPFSSLRNSTTTEHGGDANPKPSPATKPRANSAPWLTKWPSPGPPVVPRKANHKNDDGDRAETRYLDRDKGHSAIERIVLRLRHLGLGSDGEEDEQPDGIDGDDAMPLTGEEKLGDLLQREWVRPDLMLVEGESGGSDDVLPWEREEEKVEESGRARRKERRAVAKAPTLAEFMIEDEELRRLRGMGMVVRERISVPKAGLTKEVLEKIHGKWRKEELVRLKFHEVLAHDMKTAHEIVERRTGGLVIWKSGSVMVVYRGSNYKGPSRGQPDAREGDAPFVPDVSSADSSSTRSDSGATPSLEKSEPAVRNPNRPVSMTEEEAEYNSLLDGLGPRFVEWWGTGLLPVDADLLPQKVPGYKTPFRLLPTGMRSRLTNAEMTNLRKLAKSLPCHFALGRNRNHQGLASAIIKLWEKSVVAKIAVKRGIQNTNNKLMAEEIKTLTGGVLLLRNKYYIVIYRGKDFLPPSVAAALTERQELAKWIQDVEEKVRCGVVDAAQSGEDERQVLPTSVATALAERQELGKQSQDVEEKVQCGAVDVAQAGEVCEDVEKKVQCGALDVAQAGEDEGQALAGTLAEFYEAQARWGRDISAGEREKMIEEASKAKSARLVKRIEHKLVVAQAKMLRAEKLLAKIEASMIPAGPDPDQETITDEERVMFRRVGLRMKAYLPVGIRGVFDGVIENMHLHWKHRELVKLISKQKTLAFVEDTARLLEHESGGILVAIERVPKGFALIYYRGKNYRRPISIRPRNLLTKAKALKRSVAMQRHEALSQHISELEKNIEQMKKELGVSQDAEDEDAWSSEDYKQIDNVSEITQSEDGASCMNSGGEDDDEDADWEEDDDEDTDWEEDEDDYISSIGIDHHRLTKND; encoded by the exons ATGGCCTTCGCGACGGCGAAAATATCGGAACTGCCACTGAGGAGCTCACTCCCACTCACCTCCTACTCCCACACTCACTCTGTGAACCTCCTCTTCTCCTCGGCCCCAAATCTGTCATTTCACATCCTCAAGCCCTTCTCATCTCTCCGAAACTCCACCACCACTGAGCATGGCGGCGACGCAAACCCCAAGCCCTCCCCGGCCACCAAGCCCAGGGCCAACTCCGCCCCCTGGCTCACCAAGTGGCCCTCTCCCGGCCCTCCCGTCGTACCACGTAAAGCCAACCACAAAAACGACGACGGTGACAGAGCGGAGACTCGGTACTTGGACAGAGACAAAGGACACAGCGCAATCGAGAGAATCGTGCTCCGTTTGCGGCACCTAGGGTTAGGATCGGACGGTGAGGAGGACGAACAACCGGATGGGATCGATGGTGACGATGCAATGCCGTTGACCGGGGAGGAGAAGCTGGGGGATTTGTTGCAGAGAGAGTGGGTTCGGCCGGATTTGATGTTGGTGGAGGGTGAGAGCGGTGGAAGCGACGACGTTTTGCCGTGGGAGagggaggaagagaaggttGAAGAGAGTGGGAGGGCGAGGAGGAAGGAGAGGAGGGCGGTGGCAAAGGCGCCGACGTTGGCGGAGTTCATGATCGAGGATGAGGAGCTGAGGAGGTTGAGGGGGATGGGAATGGTGGTGAGAGAGAGGATCAGCGTGCCCAAGGCCGGGCTCACAAAGGAGGTTTTGGAGAAAATCCATGGCAAGTGGAGGAAGGAGGAGCTGGTGAGGCTCAAGTTTCACGAGGTGCTCGCGCACGATATGAAGACAGCGCACGAGATCGTCGAG CGACGAACAGGAGGGTTAGTTATATGGAAGTCAGGGAGTGTCATGGTTGTGTACCGGGGGAGTAATTATAAAGGGCCTTCTAGAGGCCAACCTGATGCTAGGGAAGGTGATGCTCCTTTTGTTCCAGATGTTTCTTCTGCTGACAGTTCCTCAACAAGAAGTGACAGTGGTGCAACTCCAAGTCTGGAAAAGAGTGAGCCAGCTGTGAGAAATCCAAACCGTCCTGTGAGCATGACAGAGGAGGAAGCTGAATACAACAGTCTACTAGATGGTTTAGGTCCTCGTTTTGTTGAATGGTGGGGTACAGGACTACTTCCTGTTGATGCTGATTTACTTCCTCAAAAGGTTCCTGGTTATAAAACACCTTTCAGGCTTCTTCCTACTGGAATGCGATCACGATTGACCAATGCAGAGATGACTAATCTAAGGAAGCTTGCTAAATCACTTCCCTGTCATTTTGCACTTG GGAGAAATAGAAACCATCAGGGGTTGGCATCTGCTATTATTAAGCTTTGGGAGAAAAGCGTAGTGGCGAAGATTGCTGTTAAACGAGGTATCCAGAATACAAATAACAAGCTGATGGCTGAGGAGATAAAG ACATTAACCGGAGGGGTGTTACTGCTTAGAAACAAATATTACATTGTCATATACCGTGGGAAGGACTTTCTCCCACCAAGTGTAGCTGCCGCTTTGACTGAAAGACAGGAATTGGCTAAATGGATCCAAGATGTTGAAGAGAAAGTGCGGTGTGGAGTGGTGGATGCAGCTCAATCAGGCGAAGATGAAAGACAGGTACTTCCAACAAGTGTAGCCACTGCTTTGGCCGAAAGACAAGAATTGGGAAAACAGAGTCAAGATGTAGAAGAGAAAGTGCAGTGTGGAGCAGTGGATGTAGCTCAAGCAGGTGAAGTCTGTGAAGACGTGGAAAAGAAAGTGCAATGTGGAGCATTGGATGTAGCTCAAGCAGGTGAAGATGAAGGGCAGGCACTTGCTGGTACTTTGGCTGAGTTTTATGAGGCTCAAGCCCGTTGGGGAAGAGATATATCTGCTGGAGAACGTGAGAAGATGATTGAAGAAGCTTCCAAAGCTAAGAGTGCTAGGCTTGTGAAACGAATTGAACATAAATTAGTAGTT GCCCAAGCCAAAATGCTTAGAGCAGAAAAACTCTTAGCTAAAATTGAAGCATCAATGATTCCTGCTGGTCCTGATCCTGACCAGGAAACAATCACTGATGAGGAACGGGTTATGTTTCGCAGGGTTGGTTTAAGAATGAAGGCCTACTTGCCTGTTG GCATTCGGGGTGTTTTTGATGGTGTCATTGAGAATATGCATTTGCATTGGAAGCATAGAGAACTTGTGAAGCTAATTTCTAAACAAAAGACCCTGGCTTTTGTCGAAGACACAGCAAGGTTATTGGAACATGAGAGTGGTGGAATACTAGTGGCAATAGAAAGAGTTCCTAAAGGCTTTGCTCTTATTTATTATCGTGGAAAGAATTATCGGCGGCCCATTAGCATAAGGCCAAGAAACCTGTTAACAAAGGCAAAGGCACTCAAGCGTTCAGTGGCCATGCAACGTCATGAG GCTCTTAGTCAGCACATATCTGAATTGGAGAAAAACATAGAGCAAATGAAAAAAGAACTT GGTGTTTCTCAAGATGCAGAGGATGAGGATGCCTGGAGCTCAGAAGATTATAAGCAGATTGATAATGTCTCAGAGATCACCCAA AGTGAGGATGGGGCTTCATGCATGAATTCTGGTGGTGAAGACGATGATGAAGACGCTGATTGGGAagaggatgatgatgaagacactgattgggaagaggatgaagatgattatATATCAAGCATTGGAATTGACCATCATCGTTTGACCAAGAATGATTGA